A region from the Oncorhynchus tshawytscha isolate Ot180627B linkage group LG26, Otsh_v2.0, whole genome shotgun sequence genome encodes:
- the mrpl30 gene encoding 39S ribosomal protein L30, mitochondrial, whose product MAMLCRGLHIPSPIQALTETTPLPWLISFRSKFTKARIPQEILDERSQEHEKYGGNQEQPHKLHVVTRVKSTMRRPYWEKKLVEGLCLQKAYVPVIHKNIPSVNNQLKFIKHLVRIQPLKLPHGLPAEEDMADTYLNSKGELIVRRLLKPVESKAIES is encoded by the exons ATGGCTATGCTATGTCGTGGTCTTCACATACCTTCCCCAATTCAG GCTTTAACAGAAACTACGCCCCTGCCTTGGTTAATTTCATTCCGAAGCAAGTTCACCAAAGCACGGATCCCACAAGAG ATTCTGGATGAGCGGTCTCAAGAGCATGAGAAGTATGGTGGAAACCAGGAGCAGCCCCATAAGCTGCACGTGGTGACGCGGGTCAAGAGCACCATGCGCCGGCCCTACTGGGAGAAGAAGCTAGTGGAAGGACTCTGCTTGCAGAAG GCGTATGTACCTGTAATTCACAAGAACATCCCTTCAGTCAACAACCAGCTGAAATTCATCAAGCATCTTGTGAG GATCCAGCCACTGAAGCTTCCCCATGGTCTCCCTGCTGAGGAAGACATGGCCGACACCTACCTGAACAGCAAAGGAGAGCTGATCGTACGACGCCTCCTCAAACCTGTAGAGTCCAAAGCCATCGAGTCATAG
- the LOC112225367 gene encoding LOW QUALITY PROTEIN: thioredoxin domain-containing protein 9 (The sequence of the model RefSeq protein was modified relative to this genomic sequence to represent the inferred CDS: inserted 1 base in 1 codon), which translates to MQQVKEYRVSVRSFIRLFIMASQSMEIMAKALEQQVLQSARMVEEQLDAELGKLERMDDDEMEKLKERRMEALKKSQKQKQEWLGKGHGEYKEIPSEKDFFPEVKESNRVVCHFYRDSTFRCKILDKHLSVLAKKHLETKFIKLNVDKAPFLTDRLRIKVIPTLALVKDGKTKDYIVGFTDLGNTDEFPTEVLEWRLGCSDIINYSGNLMEPPTLTQKSGSKFIKVEKKTIRGEXHNSDSEDD; encoded by the exons atgcagcaagtcaag GAATATAGAGTGAGTGTCAGAAGTTTCATAAGGCTCTTCATCATGGCGAGTCAGTCGATGGAGATCATGGCCAAGGCGCTGGAGCAGCAGGTGCTGCAGTCAGCCAGGATGGTGGAGGAGCAGCTGGATGCAGAGCTGGGGAAGCTGGAGCGCATGGATGACGATGAGATGGAAaagctgaaggagaggaggatggaggccCTCAAGAAATCCCAGAAACAAAAGCAG GAGTGGCTGGGTAAAGGTCACGGGGAGTACAAGGAGATTCCCAGTGAGAAAGACTTCTTCCCTGAGGTGAAGGAGAGCAATCGAGTGGTCTGCCATTTCTACAGAGACTCCACCTTCAG ATGCAAGATCCTGGATAAGCACCTTAGCGTCCTGGCCAAGAAGCACCTGGAGACCAAGTTCATCAAGCTGAATGTGGACAAGGCTCCATTCCTGACAGATAGGCTGCGGATCAAGGTGATTCCCACGCTGGCGCTGGTAAAGGATGGGAAGACCAAGGACTACATAGTGGGTTTCACAGACCTAGGAAACACAGACGAGTTCCCCACAGAGGTGCTGGAGTGGAGACTGGGCTGCTCTGACATCATCAACTACAG TGGTAACCTCATGGAGCCCCCCACCCTGACACAGAAATCTGGTTCGAAGTTCATCAAAGTGGAGAAGAAGACCATCAGGGGAG GACACAACTCAGACTCTGAAGACGACTAG